From the genome of Deltaproteobacteria bacterium, one region includes:
- a CDS encoding carbon-nitrogen hydrolase family protein: MLRAMIAAVVQMTSGSEVARNLSCAAELIEAAARRGAEIVALPENFALMREATGPGRNPHAQDVPGGEIVRFLRERAAEHRIVLAGGTFPERIDGDSRVFNTSIVIDRGGEILARYRKIHLFDVDLPGAVHRESESVAPGSEVVVAKLADCTLGLSVCYDVRFPELYRALVDRGATVLLVPAAFTVPTGRDHWEVLLRARAIESQCFVIAAAQWGEHGPTRRSYGRAQIVDPWGTVLCTAPDGEGVALAELDFGRLEDVRRRLPSLRHRRL; the protein is encoded by the coding sequence ATGCTCCGGGCGATGATCGCAGCCGTCGTGCAGATGACGTCGGGCTCCGAGGTCGCGCGAAACCTGTCGTGCGCCGCGGAGCTGATCGAGGCGGCCGCGCGCCGCGGCGCGGAGATCGTCGCCCTGCCCGAGAACTTCGCGCTGATGCGCGAAGCCACGGGGCCAGGCCGAAACCCCCACGCGCAGGACGTTCCCGGCGGCGAGATCGTGCGCTTCCTGCGCGAGCGCGCGGCGGAGCACCGGATCGTGCTCGCCGGCGGCACGTTCCCGGAGCGGATCGACGGCGATTCGCGGGTCTTCAACACCTCGATCGTGATCGATCGCGGCGGCGAGATTCTCGCGCGCTACCGCAAGATCCACCTCTTCGACGTCGATCTGCCGGGCGCGGTGCACCGCGAGTCGGAGAGCGTCGCGCCCGGAAGCGAGGTCGTGGTCGCGAAGCTCGCGGACTGCACGCTCGGCCTCTCGGTCTGCTACGACGTGCGCTTCCCGGAGCTCTACCGCGCGCTGGTCGACCGAGGCGCGACCGTGCTGCTCGTGCCCGCGGCCTTCACGGTTCCCACCGGCCGCGACCACTGGGAGGTCCTGCTGCGCGCGCGCGCGATCGAGAGCCAGTGTTTCGTGATTGCCGCGGCGCAGTGGGGCGAGCACGGCCCCACCCGCCGATCGTACGGCCGCGCGCAGATCGTCGATCCCTGGGGCACGGTGCTCTGCACGGCGCCCGACGGCGAAGGCGTCGCGCTCGCCGAGCTCGATTTCGGGCGGCTCGAGGACGTGCGCCGGCGGCTGCCCTCGCTTCGACACCGCCGGCTCTAG
- the miaA gene encoding tRNA (adenosine(37)-N6)-dimethylallyltransferase MiaA encodes MPRGGAKGRSARPARGRRAPRSPRRHALVPELPARPADPGDARPSRARAPLPATLVAADRPRVIAIVGPTGTGKTELACAVARRSGAEVVSADSMQVYRGMDIGTAKPSAAVRAEVPHHGLDLVDPDEPMSAGRWAELARRAAFEIAARGRPVLLVGGTGLYARAFAGGLIAGLGSDAALRAELETRSSEDLRAELERVDPAAAARIGRADRVRTVRALEAHRLARSPISAEQARHAFGDRPFEVVWLGLAMDRDRLASRLRARTEAIFAAGLVEELASLLAAGFAPGLRPLRAIGYREAGDLLAGRLSRADAIERAFIAPRRYAKRQRTWFRAEPELEWIDAEAREPAIERVLRAISRR; translated from the coding sequence GTGCCACGCGGCGGTGCGAAAGGGCGATCGGCTCGACCCGCGCGAGGCCGGCGCGCTCCTCGAAGCCCTCGACGACACGCTCTGGTTCCCGAACTGCCCGCACGGCCGGCCGATCCTGGCGACGCTCGACCGAGCCGAGCTCGAGCGCCGCTTCCTGCGACGCTAGTGGCGGCGGATCGCCCGCGCGTGATCGCGATCGTCGGCCCGACCGGGACAGGCAAGACGGAGCTCGCCTGCGCCGTGGCGCGTCGGTCCGGCGCCGAGGTGGTGAGCGCGGACTCGATGCAGGTCTACCGCGGCATGGACATCGGCACCGCAAAGCCGAGCGCGGCGGTTCGCGCCGAGGTTCCCCATCACGGCCTCGACCTGGTGGATCCCGACGAGCCGATGTCCGCGGGCCGCTGGGCCGAGCTCGCGCGCAGGGCCGCGTTCGAGATCGCCGCGCGCGGACGCCCGGTCCTGCTCGTCGGTGGCACCGGGCTCTACGCGCGGGCGTTCGCGGGCGGGCTGATCGCGGGCCTCGGATCGGACGCGGCGCTCCGAGCCGAGCTCGAGACCCGATCGAGCGAGGATCTGCGCGCCGAGCTCGAGCGCGTGGACCCCGCGGCCGCAGCGCGGATCGGCCGAGCCGACCGCGTGCGCACGGTTCGCGCGCTCGAGGCGCATCGGCTCGCGCGAAGTCCGATTTCGGCCGAGCAGGCGCGTCACGCGTTCGGCGATCGGCCGTTCGAGGTCGTCTGGCTGGGTCTGGCGATGGATCGCGATCGGCTCGCGAGCCGCCTGCGAGCGCGAACCGAGGCGATCTTCGCGGCCGGGCTCGTCGAGGAGCTCGCTTCGCTCCTGGCGGCGGGGTTCGCGCCCGGCCTGCGCCCGCTTCGCGCCATTGGCTATCGCGAGGCCGGAGATCTGCTCGCGGGCCGCCTCTCGCGCGCCGACGCGATCGAGCGCGCCTTCATCGCGCCCCGGCGCTACGCGAAGCGACAGCGCACCTGGTTCCGCGCCGAGCCAGAGCTCGAGTGGATCGATGCGGAAGCGCGCGAGCCCGCGATCGAGCGCGTGCTCCGGGCGATCAGCCGTCGTTGA
- the mutL gene encoding DNA mismatch repair endonuclease MutL: MGKVRVLPSELVNQIAAGEVVERPASVVKELVENALDAHATQIRVAIREGGMAAISVSDDGTGMGPEDARLAFERHATSKLESAEDLARVSSLGFRGEALPSIASVAAVRMRTRQREDAIGTELEGFGAGIERSAPVACAEGTTIEVLELFGRVPARRKFLKSAVTEASHVVRWLERIALARPDVRFELERDGRRALLWLPTRDARERVLAVLPPGAGEDLRPVGGETPTLRVTGFASPTHVLRSGPSDLHVYVNGRPVRDRLLQFAVRDAYRDALPPGRYPVVVLFLQVDPGEVDVNVHPAKWEVRFRDPAAVTALLRRAIGAAVRVGTSAALEYRLAPLAQGGGGAVAAGDFDLSAGLFAPTPPGVAESADSRPTAASPGLSFARLRYVGQALGLYLVLEGESGLVLIDQHAAHERVLFERLRRAVLEDKLERQPLLVPLELELSRADAEILDANAELLARAGIELETGAATLRGTVRASLRSLPALLAGRRGASWPEMLAETARALAEPGPRESRDGLERALHELLASSACHAAVRKGDRLDPREAGALLEALDDTLWFPNCPHGRPILATLDRAELERRFLRR; this comes from the coding sequence GTGGGGAAAGTCCGCGTACTTCCATCCGAGCTCGTCAATCAGATCGCCGCCGGCGAAGTCGTCGAGCGCCCGGCTTCGGTGGTGAAGGAGCTGGTCGAGAACGCCCTGGACGCGCACGCGACACAGATCCGCGTCGCGATCCGGGAAGGCGGAATGGCCGCGATCTCGGTCAGCGACGACGGCACCGGGATGGGTCCGGAGGACGCCCGGCTGGCCTTCGAGCGGCACGCCACGAGCAAGCTGGAGAGCGCCGAAGACCTGGCCCGCGTGAGCTCGCTGGGCTTCCGGGGCGAGGCCCTGCCGAGCATCGCCTCGGTCGCGGCGGTGCGAATGCGCACGCGGCAGCGCGAGGACGCGATCGGCACCGAGCTCGAGGGCTTCGGGGCGGGCATCGAGCGATCCGCGCCGGTCGCCTGCGCGGAGGGCACCACGATCGAGGTCCTGGAGCTCTTCGGGCGGGTGCCCGCCCGCCGCAAGTTCCTGAAGAGCGCGGTCACCGAAGCGTCCCACGTCGTGCGCTGGCTGGAGCGGATCGCGCTCGCGCGTCCGGACGTTCGCTTCGAGCTCGAGCGCGACGGACGCCGAGCGCTGCTCTGGCTGCCGACCCGAGACGCGCGCGAGCGGGTGCTGGCGGTGCTGCCGCCCGGGGCGGGCGAGGATCTGCGGCCGGTCGGGGGCGAGACGCCGACGTTGCGCGTGACGGGCTTCGCGAGCCCGACGCACGTGCTCCGCAGCGGCCCGTCGGACCTGCACGTCTACGTGAACGGACGACCGGTGCGCGACCGGCTGCTGCAGTTCGCGGTGCGCGACGCGTACCGCGACGCGCTTCCGCCGGGACGCTACCCGGTCGTCGTGCTCTTCCTTCAGGTCGACCCGGGTGAGGTGGACGTGAACGTGCACCCGGCGAAGTGGGAGGTGCGCTTCCGCGATCCGGCCGCGGTCACCGCTCTGCTGCGCCGAGCGATCGGGGCGGCGGTGCGCGTCGGAACCTCGGCCGCACTCGAGTACCGGCTCGCGCCCCTCGCGCAGGGCGGGGGCGGGGCCGTGGCCGCCGGCGACTTCGACCTCTCCGCGGGCCTCTTCGCCCCTACACCACCTGGGGTCGCCGAGAGCGCGGACAGCCGCCCGACGGCAGCATCGCCCGGGCTCTCGTTCGCGCGGCTGCGCTACGTCGGCCAGGCGCTAGGGCTGTATCTGGTGCTGGAAGGCGAGTCCGGCCTCGTGTTGATCGACCAGCACGCCGCTCACGAGCGCGTGCTGTTCGAGCGCCTGCGGCGCGCCGTGCTCGAGGACAAGCTGGAACGCCAGCCGCTTCTGGTTCCGCTGGAGCTCGAGCTGTCGCGCGCGGACGCGGAGATACTCGACGCGAACGCCGAGCTTCTCGCACGCGCCGGAATCGAGCTCGAGACGGGCGCGGCCACTCTGCGCGGAACCGTGCGCGCGAGCCTGCGCTCGCTGCCCGCGCTCCTCGCCGGGCGGCGGGGAGCGAGTTGGCCGGAAATGCTCGCCGAGACCGCGCGCGCGCTCGCCGAGCCCGGACCCCGCGAGTCGCGCGACGGGCTCGAGCGCGCGCTGCACGAGCTCCTGGCCAGCTCGGCGTGCCACGCGGCGGTGCGAAAGGGCGATCGGCTCGACCCGCGCGAGGCCGGCGCGCTCCTCGAAGCCCTCGACGACACGCTCTGGTTCCCGAACTGCCCGCACGGCCGGCCGATCCTGGCGACGCTCGACCGAGCCGAGCTCGAGCGCCGCTTCCTGCGACGCTAG
- the der gene encoding ribosome biogenesis GTPase Der, with protein MRKRASPRSSACSGRSAVVDRVVRDADLDRAGAVLLGVERPSVLGGAVERRLGALAEERDKSGNELEDRRDLAEDRAADLHAVQEDEARNGARDLERELVVDLGQAVVHVLADDDGREQGIERRENQIRPRAAELARIGLRVSGRSRERGHQRERQERGSNGQRSRCMHHRTDPPGASEPCEPRPKPQAVSTSDRTGTFWSGAQMSKSGREGPPLVAIVGRANVGKSTLFNRLLRESRSLVEDRPGVTRDRVASLSLIEGREVLLVDTGGLDPEAELGIPAAIRRQVDLVVADAAVIVFVVDARDGVLPGDQQIAELLRRAGPQVVVVANKADNPKLEAASAEFHRLGFPEIIPTSAAHARGLVDLEIAIAERLPASSEPVATERRAGPPRLAIVGRPNVGKSSLLNALLGEERNIVADEPGTTRDSTDSFLRVDEREVVLVDTAGMRKPGRRSDRLERGSALMALRTIERADVGLLVLDAETGVAEQDAKIARLALDRGRPLVLVLNKWDTIENGHRGAEVERQLERRLGFVPEPVIVRTSAITGRGLARLLPEALR; from the coding sequence ATGCGGAAGCGCGCGAGCCCGCGATCGAGCGCGTGCTCCGGGCGATCAGCCGTCGTTGATCGTGTTGTACGAGATGCCGATCTTGACCGGGCAGGGGCCGTACTGCTCGGCGTAGAGCGCCCAAGCGTCCTCGGCGGAGCGGTAGAGCGCCGGCTGGGAGCCCTCGCGGAAGAGCGTGACAAGTCCGGGAATGAACTCGAAGACCGCCGAGATCTCGCGGAAGATCGCGCCGCCGACCTGCACGCCGTTCAGGAAGATGAAGCCCGGAACGGCGCCCGCGACCTTGAGCGCGAGCTCGTCGTCGATCTCGGTCAGGCCGTAGTACATGTCCTTGCCGATGATGACGGGCGCGAGCAGGGCATCGAACGGCGCGAGAACCAGATTCGCCCCCGCGCGGCAGAGCTGGCTCGCATCGGCCTTCGCGTCTCCGGGCGCTCCCGAGAGCGCGGCCATCAGCGCGAGCGCCAGGAACGCGGTTCGAACGGACAGAGATCCCGCTGCATGCACCATCGAACCGACCCTCCCGGAGCAAGCGAACCGTGCGAGCCTCGCCCAAAACCGCAAGCTGTGTCAACCAGTGACCGCACTGGAACGTTCTGGAGTGGCGCGCAGATGAGCAAAAGTGGCAGAGAGGGCCCGCCGCTGGTCGCCATCGTCGGTCGCGCAAACGTCGGAAAGTCGACGTTGTTCAACCGGCTCCTGCGCGAGAGCCGCTCGTTGGTCGAGGACCGCCCCGGGGTGACGCGCGATCGCGTCGCCTCGCTCTCGCTGATCGAGGGCCGCGAGGTCCTGCTCGTGGACACGGGCGGCCTGGACCCGGAGGCCGAGCTGGGAATTCCGGCCGCGATCCGGCGCCAGGTGGACCTGGTCGTGGCGGACGCGGCGGTGATCGTCTTCGTCGTCGACGCGCGCGACGGAGTGCTGCCCGGCGACCAGCAGATCGCAGAGCTCCTGCGGCGCGCCGGCCCCCAGGTCGTGGTCGTCGCGAACAAGGCCGACAACCCCAAGCTCGAGGCGGCGAGCGCGGAGTTCCACCGGCTCGGCTTCCCGGAGATCATTCCGACCTCGGCCGCGCACGCGCGCGGCCTCGTCGACCTCGAGATCGCGATCGCCGAGCGCCTTCCCGCGTCCAGCGAGCCCGTGGCGACCGAGCGACGGGCGGGTCCGCCTCGGCTCGCGATCGTGGGCCGACCGAACGTCGGCAAGTCGTCGCTCCTGAACGCGCTGCTCGGAGAGGAGCGCAACATCGTCGCCGACGAGCCAGGAACCACGCGCGACTCGACCGACTCCTTCCTGCGCGTCGACGAGCGCGAGGTCGTGCTCGTCGACACCGCGGGTATGCGCAAGCCGGGCCGCCGCTCCGACCGGCTCGAGCGCGGCAGCGCTCTGATGGCGCTGCGCACGATCGAGCGCGCCGACGTGGGCTTGCTCGTGCTCGACGCGGAGACGGGCGTGGCCGAGCAGGACGCGAAGATCGCGCGCCTCGCGCTCGACCGCGGCCGGCCGCTCGTGCTGGTGCTGAACAAGTGGGACACGATCGAGAACGGTCACCGCGGCGCCGAGGTCGAACGCCAGCTGGAGCGGAGGCTCGGCTTCGTGCCCGAGCCCGTGATCGTGCGCACCAGCGCGATCACCGGTAGAGGGCTCGCCCGGCTTCTGCCCGAGGCGCTGCGC
- a CDS encoding FHA domain-containing protein has translation MAKAALIVRAAGKPDVVFEIVSAETLIGRAPTCGLQLADESISREHSVVLADGGTYLLEDLQSTNGIKVNGKRVRSTELDHGDEIEIGQTRLIFRRE, from the coding sequence ATGGCGAAGGCAGCGCTGATCGTGCGCGCGGCGGGAAAGCCCGACGTGGTTTTCGAGATCGTCTCGGCCGAGACCCTGATCGGGCGCGCGCCGACGTGCGGCCTGCAGCTGGCCGACGAGAGCATCAGCCGCGAGCACTCGGTGGTTCTGGCGGACGGCGGAACCTACCTGCTCGAAGACCTTCAGAGCACCAACGGTATCAAGGTGAACGGCAAGCGCGTCCGCTCGACCGAGCTCGACCACGGGGACGAGATCGAGATCGGCCAGACCCGCCTGATCTTCCGGCGCGAGTAG
- a CDS encoding mercuric reductase, translating to MSRPGTLLPRDEWNQKLVESVHPPGWRNPEPASRYDLVVLGAGTAGLVSAAVSAGLGARVALVERHLMGGDCLNVGCVPSKTLIRSARAAADVRDAKRFGVAVPDGVDVDFAAVMERVRRVRAEIAPHDSAQRFASLGGNVFLGEGRFVEPQALEVAGAVLRFKRAVVATGARAAALPIPGLVEAGFLTNESVFELEQRPSRLAVIGAGPIGCELAQCFARLGVRVTLLEVAPQILIREDPDAAAIVQDALARDGVELLLGAKLERVGRNGAAKTLHVSVAGASRELEVDEILLGIGRAPNVEGIGLEAAGVAFDGARGVHVDDHLRTTNRRIFAAGDVCMSAKFTHAADAAAKLVVRNAFFFGRGRVSALRVPWCTYTDPEVAHVGWYPRDAEANGVAIDSYVTPLRANDRSRAEGEEHGFVKIHVKKGTDRVVGATIVARHAGELIATIALGLSAGHGLGRLVDLILPYPTQAEAIKAASGAYTRTRLTPRVARLLGLLIRIAR from the coding sequence ATGAGCCGTCCCGGAACCCTTCTGCCTCGCGACGAATGGAACCAGAAGCTGGTCGAGAGCGTGCACCCGCCGGGCTGGCGCAACCCCGAGCCCGCGTCCCGCTACGACCTGGTGGTGCTCGGCGCGGGAACCGCCGGGCTGGTGAGCGCGGCCGTGTCAGCGGGGCTCGGCGCGCGGGTCGCGCTCGTCGAGCGCCACCTGATGGGCGGCGACTGCCTGAACGTGGGCTGCGTGCCGTCGAAGACGCTGATCCGCTCCGCACGCGCCGCGGCCGACGTGCGCGATGCGAAGCGCTTCGGCGTTGCGGTTCCGGACGGAGTGGACGTCGATTTCGCGGCGGTGATGGAGCGCGTGCGCCGGGTGCGCGCGGAGATCGCGCCGCACGATTCCGCGCAGCGCTTCGCGTCGCTCGGGGGAAACGTCTTTCTCGGCGAGGGTCGCTTCGTCGAGCCGCAGGCGCTCGAGGTCGCGGGCGCGGTTCTGCGCTTCAAGCGCGCCGTCGTGGCGACGGGCGCTCGAGCCGCGGCGCTGCCGATCCCCGGCCTGGTCGAAGCGGGATTCCTGACCAACGAGAGCGTGTTCGAGCTCGAGCAGCGCCCGTCGCGGCTCGCGGTGATCGGAGCGGGACCGATCGGCTGCGAACTCGCGCAGTGCTTCGCGCGCCTCGGCGTTCGGGTGACGCTCCTCGAGGTCGCGCCGCAGATCCTGATCCGCGAGGACCCCGACGCCGCCGCGATCGTGCAGGACGCGCTGGCTCGCGACGGCGTCGAGCTGCTTTTGGGCGCGAAGCTGGAGCGCGTGGGGCGCAACGGCGCGGCGAAGACGCTGCACGTCTCGGTGGCGGGAGCTTCGCGTGAGCTCGAGGTCGACGAGATCCTGCTCGGGATCGGCCGCGCGCCGAACGTCGAGGGCATCGGCCTCGAGGCCGCGGGCGTCGCCTTCGACGGCGCGCGCGGGGTCCACGTGGACGATCACCTGCGCACGACCAACCGCCGCATCTTCGCCGCGGGCGACGTCTGCATGTCGGCGAAGTTCACGCACGCCGCCGACGCGGCCGCCAAGCTCGTGGTGCGAAATGCGTTCTTCTTCGGCCGCGGCCGGGTGTCCGCGCTGCGCGTTCCGTGGTGCACCTACACCGATCCCGAGGTGGCGCACGTCGGCTGGTACCCGCGCGACGCCGAGGCGAACGGGGTCGCGATCGACTCGTACGTCACGCCACTGCGCGCGAACGATCGCTCGCGCGCCGAGGGCGAGGAGCACGGCTTCGTGAAGATCCACGTGAAGAAGGGCACGGATCGCGTCGTCGGCGCGACGATCGTGGCCCGCCACGCGGGCGAGCTGATCGCCACGATCGCGCTCGGATTGTCGGCCGGGCACGGGCTCGGACGGCTCGTCGACCTGATCCTGCCGTACCCGACGCAGGCAGAGGCGATCAAGGCCGCGTCGGGCGCGTACACGCGCACGCGCCTGACCCCCAGGGTCGCGCGCCTGCTCGGACTGCTGATCCGGATCGCCCGCTAG
- a CDS encoding sigma-54-dependent Fis family transcriptional regulator codes for MSGLAPSAEPRAQIGGASPLLKGSSGATRRRGDRLVGSSRAIQRAIEQISVAGRGRFHVFVSAEDGAEKELIARLVHQASDWTTGDFFALDASLVPETLLARELLGCERGALPSLPTESVGAFARNAGGTVLIDRIEAIPRDLQRVLGVALGEGQIRRVGASATTPLDCRVIGSSIESLDSLVQSGKLDPDLGERLRLLEIRIPALRDRREDVLPLASRALTQASEEIERELGRPASARGFTREAQQRMQDYGWPGNERELLERVRAALRMARGEEIDADDLQLGSEASDEVPSFRDAKRAFERDYVGRVLRLCGGNISRAARIAKKDRKDFYDVLRRNGIDPDEFR; via the coding sequence ATGTCAGGCTTGGCTCCGTCTGCGGAACCCAGGGCACAGATCGGAGGAGCGAGTCCTCTGCTCAAGGGATCCTCGGGCGCCACGCGACGCCGCGGCGACCGCCTGGTCGGATCGAGCCGCGCGATCCAGCGCGCGATCGAGCAGATCTCCGTCGCCGGCCGCGGCCGATTCCACGTCTTCGTGTCGGCTGAAGACGGCGCGGAGAAGGAGCTGATCGCGCGGCTGGTCCATCAGGCCAGTGACTGGACCACTGGCGATTTCTTCGCGCTCGACGCCTCACTCGTCCCCGAGACACTTCTCGCTCGCGAGTTGCTCGGCTGCGAGCGCGGCGCGCTGCCCTCGTTGCCCACGGAGTCGGTCGGCGCCTTCGCCAGGAATGCGGGCGGAACGGTCCTGATCGACCGCATCGAGGCCATCCCGAGGGATCTGCAGCGCGTGCTCGGGGTCGCGCTCGGCGAGGGTCAGATTCGCCGCGTCGGCGCGAGCGCGACCACCCCGCTCGACTGCCGGGTGATCGGATCGAGCATCGAGAGCCTCGACTCGCTGGTGCAGAGCGGAAAGCTCGATCCGGACCTCGGAGAGCGGCTGCGCCTGCTCGAGATCCGCATCCCCGCGCTTCGCGACCGGCGCGAGGACGTGCTGCCGCTCGCGTCGCGGGCGCTAACGCAGGCGAGCGAGGAGATCGAACGCGAGCTCGGCCGGCCGGCTAGCGCGCGTGGCTTCACGCGCGAGGCGCAGCAGCGGATGCAGGACTACGGCTGGCCGGGAAACGAGCGCGAGCTGCTGGAGCGGGTCCGCGCGGCGCTGCGAATGGCGCGCGGCGAAGAGATCGACGCGGACGACCTGCAGCTGGGATCCGAGGCGAGTGACGAGGTGCCGTCGTTCCGCGACGCGAAACGCGCCTTCGAGCGCGACTACGTCGGGCGCGTGCTGCGCCTCTGCGGCGGCAACATCAGCCGGGCCGCGCGCATCGCCAAGAAGGACCGCAAGGACTTCTACGACGTGCTGCGCCGCAACGGCATCGATCCGGACGAGTTCCGCTAG
- a CDS encoding sigma-70 family RNA polymerase sigma factor, with product MLAVARRLLRSDDDAADAVQEAFISAFRAIGNFEGGARLSTWLHRIVVNAALMRLRSRARRPEMSIDDLLPRFVEDGQYLDEPREWRSPEPLGALERRETREMVRGLIDRLPTDYRTVLLLRDIEGLDTKETAELLGVTPNAAKIRLHRARLALRGLLDPHMRERGAP from the coding sequence ATGCTGGCCGTGGCGCGGCGGCTGCTGCGCAGCGACGACGACGCGGCCGACGCGGTGCAGGAGGCGTTCATCTCCGCCTTCCGCGCGATCGGCAACTTCGAGGGCGGCGCAAGGCTCTCGACCTGGCTGCACCGGATCGTCGTGAACGCCGCGCTGATGCGCCTGCGCAGCCGCGCGCGCCGGCCCGAAATGTCGATCGACGACCTCCTGCCCCGGTTCGTCGAGGATGGCCAGTACCTCGACGAGCCGCGCGAGTGGAGGAGCCCCGAGCCGCTCGGTGCGCTCGAGCGCCGTGAGACGCGCGAGATGGTCCGGGGACTGATCGACCGGCTGCCGACCGACTACCGGACCGTGCTGCTGCTGCGCGACATCGAGGGTCTCGACACCAAGGAGACCGCGGAGCTCCTCGGCGTGACGCCGAACGCCGCGAAGATCCGCCTGCACCGCGCGCGTCTGGCGCTGCGGGGCCTGCTCGACCCGCACATGCGAGAACGAGGAGCGCCGTGA
- a CDS encoding TIGR00730 family Rossman fold protein, with translation MAEFVEGFETLGPIWPAVSVFGGARAPVDSETYRLGREIGRSLGREGFAVITGGGPGAMEAANRGAHEVEAPSIGLNIKLPFEQHDNGYADTAIHFDYFFVRKVMFVKYACAFVMLPGGFGTLDEMFECLTLKQTGKCRDIPVILVGSDYWSGLIGWLETRVLEMGMIAKKDLKLFSLVDTSEEACRLVKEGWERMRQESPEGA, from the coding sequence ATGGCGGAGTTCGTCGAGGGGTTTGAGACGCTCGGCCCGATCTGGCCGGCCGTGTCGGTCTTCGGTGGCGCGCGCGCTCCGGTCGACAGCGAGACCTACCGCCTGGGCCGCGAGATCGGCCGCAGCCTCGGCCGCGAGGGCTTTGCGGTGATCACCGGCGGCGGGCCCGGCGCGATGGAGGCGGCCAACCGCGGCGCCCACGAGGTCGAGGCACCGTCGATCGGCCTGAACATCAAGCTGCCCTTCGAGCAGCACGACAACGGCTACGCCGATACCGCGATCCACTTCGACTACTTCTTCGTGCGCAAGGTCATGTTCGTGAAGTACGCCTGCGCATTCGTCATGCTGCCCGGCGGCTTCGGCACGCTCGACGAGATGTTCGAGTGCCTGACGCTGAAGCAGACCGGAAAGTGCCGCGACATTCCGGTCATCCTGGTCGGCAGCGACTACTGGTCGGGCCTGATCGGATGGCTCGAGACCCGCGTGCTCGAGATGGGAATGATCGCGAAGAAGGACCTGAAGCTCTTCTCGCTGGTCGACACCAGCGAGGAGGCCTGTCGGCTGGTGAAAGAGGGCTGGGAGCGGATGCGGCAGGAGAGCCCGGAGGGCGCCTAG